The DNA region TGTTGGActgaaaactcaaaaaaaaaaaaattgatcttgaAATGCTAGGCCACCACAGTGAATCAATAGTATTCTGGGTTTTGGACAAAAGAGAAactatacaaaacaaaataatcataTTCTCTTTGAATTGGTACTTTACTTGTTCATTAGTCAGTCATAGGTCGAGGTGCAGCATTCTTGCTTTGATTCTCATCTCACTTTCATTACTCCTGGCCTcgcattcattaattcattaccTACAGTTTTCCTAGACTTGCAACTATAAATACTTCTCAGCTGAAGTACTCCCATGCCATAGTCCCTCACCTTACTATCAAGTCCATCCAGAAACTCTGAAAAAATGATGTGTTAGAAACCTTAATTATAAAGAGTGGATAAAAGCACTATGGCTAAAACACAAACATGTAAGCCCTCATGGCTATACCACGTAGATGCCACCTTTTAGAGATCACCCTGGTAAAAGAACGTTAGGATGGTTTTCAATACTTTCAGTTAAGTTAACATTTTGGTGGCCTATATTGGCCTTCTCTGGAATTTTAAATCATCCATGGCTTAGCATATAAATATGAAGCACTATTTTTCTTTAAAGTCAACAAAACCCTTCTGCCAAGATTCATAATAAGGATTTAAAATTGAAGCTAGCAAGTGATGGCTGCCCATCTTTAGAATCTCTTATCCACAACTGTGTTCTTAAGGGGcattatttctccctccctggcCTTTGCAATGTAATCGTGTTGGCATCATACAACACCTTTATAAACAAGAGCAACCCACTGGCCAACTGCTTTGTGACTTCATATCCATATACACTAACTCTTGCCCAACAAATATTGTCTATGCTTGATAATTTTGTCCCATTTtggcacccccaccccccaagctgGACAGTGCCCATCACAGGGCGCCATTAACCCTTTCGGGTTAAGCATCTGTTGGTGTGGGCCTcctttaaaagtaaaaagaaggATTTCCATAAGATGGAAAAGTTTTCCTGGGTAGATGATGACAGGGTTTCCAGCAGCATCACCAACAGACAAAGCACCTCAGTAATTATAAACCTTGAAGGGAACAAACATCAACTACCAAAAAACTTGAGGGTCTGACAGAGAGAACAGCGGTGCTCTCCTTGAATCCCAGCAACACTCCTAGAGGCTTCTGATCACCCAACTAAGACTGCAAGAGGAGGGGGGACATCTCATTACGAAGCCCTTCCTCGAGGAAGCAGGCAGCTCATAATTGGACTTGGAGGGGTGCTAACTATAGGGGCTAACCAAGGAGCTTTGCACATGCATCATTTTTAAGTGCCCAGCCCCAGCACCCCCACACATCTGCCTATGCCATAGTCAGCCTATGAGCCCACCATGCCTAATTTATTAGGAAATGGGAATTTAGGTTATACTGGGCTGCAAGTCATCCAGTTCTCTATTGACCCTTCGGGGATACTGAAATTAACTTTCAGAAGAAATGTCTTAATTGTTTGTTTGCATTTAAAGCCTATCCAAgaatccccccctccccacccccttccctcctcataggtacccctcccctctttctaggGTTCTCtcagcctccctcctccccacctcccttcctcTTTGTTGTCTCTTACCTGCTGGCCCAGGCTCTGCCTGCAATGCTGCCTGAAGGGCATCAGGTGGTAGTTCATGGCGTCCCAGAAGCAGCTTCGGCAGACCGGGTCGGTACGCATGAAATCCACTGACTGGACCCGCTCCCACCAGCTCTGGGGCTGGGATGAGGGCGAAGCGGAGGCGCTTCATGAGGTCGGGCGCGTACTGCATGGCGGGTCTCCCGGTCGTGCTCCCCCAAAGCACGGACATCTGGAGAGCGCCAGCTCCGACTCCACGGGGGGCGGCAGCGAGTCCAGCAGGGCGCGCATCTCCTCAAAGTTGAGCAGCAGCACGTCCTCCACCAGGTACTTGTTGGCCAGCTTCTTGGTCTCCTCCAGGCCGTGCAGGCGCGGCGATCTTGCCACCTGCTTGTAGTTTCTGTACCGAGAATCTGGTCGTTGAGGAACTGCCACGCACAGCTTGGTGACCTGGGAATGTGCAGGATTTTGCTGACCGAAAGCACCTCCTCCACACGTGTCCAGAGAGAGGGTCACATTGGCCGTGGTACAGGTATCCAGCACCAGCGTAGCCCGAGGACGAACAGCCTTGCAGCACCAGATTGTTGATGGCCGTGGCTGGCCGCAGCTTGTCGtcggggggaggagaaggagtcCCCggctcctcctgctgctgctgctgctgctgctgttgctgctgctgttgttgctgttgctgctgctgctgctgctgctgtgggtCCTTGGGGGCCCCCAGGGCCGTCCTGGCCGCCGCCCCCTCCCCCGAGAGGGGGTGACTGGAAAAAAGGGATCGGAAGTACTGCGAGCAGGAGGCCAGAACGGCCTTGTGGCAGTGAAACTGCTGGCCCTGGGCCGTGAGGGTCACGTCGCAAAACAGCTGCTTCCTCCACAGGAGGTTGAGGCCGTGCAGCAGTTGTCGCTGTGGCTGGGGTCGAAGGTGGAGGTTCCTGTCCCCGGATCTGGACATGGCGAGCTGCCTCAGCGCACCTGGCTTTAAACCCTCCTCCAACCTGCCAaacagggagtggggagggggagtggggagtaATGGGGGGAATACGGTGGTGGAGGGGATGGGGTgtggttggggtggggaagggtgtggagggaggaggaggagggcggaGAACAACAATAATACACAATTTGCCCCCTGGTCCAGCACTCCCCTCTTGCCACTGGTATATGGGAGGATGATTCAGAGGGTACTGGTCTTCGTGAACAGGCACCAGAACGGGCTTTATTCCTTGAAGCCAACCAGATTTGGGTCCCCGCTCTTCTCCCAGcgacttccccctccccaaccccccactcACATGCGACCCCCCACTTTCCTAAAACAACCCTGACTCTGCGCTAGGCAGCAACAGCAGCGGCGGCGACGGCAAGTGGTGCATGTGGTCTGTTAAGGCCGAGTAAACTCGTGGGCTCTTGTCCATGCCCAGAACCGGAGGAAAGAGAGAACCCAGGGAAGGACAGAGCTGGGGGCGCTCTAGAGAAAAGGcgactgtggcagtttccagtcCAACTTGTGCGTCCCCTCCTCCGCTGGGCTCCTCTCAGTTCTGTTTGTTGGAGGGTAACGGTAGGAAGCTGTGCTGGGGCAGGTCGGGGAACCGAGAAGCCGTAAAGTGATGACTCTTGCCTTtgagaaataaaatcagatttggGGGAACCTTCGATTATTCGTGGTACCCCTAGGAACGCTATGCTAATAGCAGTCTGTTGGAGGAAATAaagccttttcttctcctggAAAAGTGCAGTGGAGCGCGATGGTGACTAGCTCAGGTGCACTCCCGGAGGCGGGGAGCTGTCCTTATCATTCGAGctcatttcccccaccctggcccTGCCCGCTCCCCTGGTTCTCAAACTGTTGGCTGCTCCTTCCGCCACTCAGTTTTGCTAATCTTGCAAAGATGCTTTGAAACCTAGCGGAGGTTACCTCCCGCCCCCTAGAATTTCCAAGCCCTGAAGTTTAGCGCTCTCCACTTGGATCATAGTTAGCACCTGGACTGTTCTAGGTTAGGGGGAGGGGTCCCTTGTCCTGGGCGTTTCTTCCTCTTGGGCAGAAGGCGCTGTCGCTTAAACTCCGGTACTACGTGAAGTTCAAGTTGGAAGCTAgctagctggggtgggggtggggggaagcaggtGGGGGACTGGTGCGCCCTCCTGCCCTATCCTACGATCTTTCACTGGTAGCCGGCAGCTTCTCGCTGTTTCCCCTCTCAACAGCCCCATACAAACCCGCACTCCGGCGCCCTGCAGTCTAGCCCACCTTCCCTAGCCTCCAActactctgtttaaaaaaaaagtcagatgcGTCCGCTTCTTTGGCCCTATAAAGGTAGAGGGTCAGATGCAG from Trichosurus vulpecula isolate mTriVul1 chromosome 1, mTriVul1.pri, whole genome shotgun sequence includes:
- the KLHL14 gene encoding LOW QUALITY PROTEIN: kelch-like protein 14 (The sequence of the model RefSeq protein was modified relative to this genomic sequence to represent the inferred CDS: inserted 3 bases in 2 codons; deleted 4 bases in 3 codons); translated protein: MDKSPRVYSALTDHMHHLPSPPLLLLPSAELEEGLKPGALRQLAMSRSGDRNLHLRPQPQRQLLHGLNLLWRKQLFCDVTLTAQGQQFHCHKAVLASCSQYFRSLFSSHPLSGEGAAARTALGAPKDPQQQQQQQQQQQQQQQQQQQQQQQEEPGTPSPPPDDKLRPATAINNLVLQGCSSSGXTLVLDTCTTANVTLSLDTVEEVLSVSKILHIPRSPSCAWQFLNDQIRYRNYKQVARSPRLHGLEETKKLANKYLVEDVLLLNFEEMRALLDSLPPPVESELALXQMSVLWGSTTGRPAMQYAPDLMKRLRFALIPAPELVERVQSVDFMRTDPVCRSCFWDAMNYHLMPFRQHCRQSLASKIRSNKKMLLLVGGLPPGPDRLPSNLVQYYDDEKKTWKILTIMPYNSAHHCVVEVENFLFVLGGEDQWNPNGKHSTNFVSRYDPRFNSWIQLPPMQERRASFYACRLDKHLYVIGGRNETGYLSSVECYNLETNEWRYVSSLPQPLAAHAGAVHNGKIYISGGVHNGEYVPWLYCYDPVMDVWARKQDMNTKRAIHTLAVMNDRLYAIGGNHLKGFSHLDVMLVECYDPKGDQWNILQTPILEGRSGPGCAVLDDSIYLVGGYSWSMGAYKSSTICYCPEKGTWTELEGDVAEPLAGPACATVILPACVPYNK